One Streptomyces sp. NBC_00440 DNA window includes the following coding sequences:
- a CDS encoding MFS transporter, whose translation MTRGMSSAAAAAAATAGPDTPVLLRRNRDFRRLWVGASISQFGSRVGLTAFPLLVLYHTGSAFQSGLVGFAAALPNLTVQLPAGALVDRLDRRRIMLWCNVVGTLAMASVAVAVLSGHVWLIHLMLAAFVDGSRGIFVDLAERATVRTVVAREQLPAALSQNEARRQAMGLAGQPSGGFLLTLANGAPFVCTAVADALATLCFLCIKGELKGVRKGPPRPLLADIAEGMGWLWRARFARVLVGLIAGSNLVFQGLILTVMVVLKQGGHSPATVSVVIACGGVGGLLGALSTPLARRVSMRTKFLVGCALWAPLVLPVAYLRSPVVLALILAAVSGICGLLNVAAGVYQTQNTPDEFQGRVQGTARFLGSGANSLGSLTGGYLLGAVGAATTGLWMGAALLLLTLAVALLPAGRAEHEPFSVARFDRVGHPAPRRLPPPIALTVDDDS comes from the coding sequence ATGACGCGCGGTATGTCCTCCGCGGCCGCCGCAGCGGCGGCGACCGCGGGTCCCGATACTCCGGTACTGCTGCGCCGGAACCGAGATTTCCGGCGGCTGTGGGTGGGCGCGAGCATCTCGCAGTTCGGTTCGCGGGTCGGTCTCACGGCATTCCCGCTGCTCGTCCTCTACCACACGGGGTCGGCCTTCCAGTCCGGCCTGGTGGGCTTCGCCGCGGCTCTGCCCAACCTCACCGTGCAGCTCCCGGCGGGCGCCCTGGTGGACCGCCTGGACCGACGCCGGATCATGCTCTGGTGCAACGTCGTCGGCACGCTCGCGATGGCAAGCGTGGCCGTGGCGGTGCTGTCCGGGCACGTGTGGCTCATCCATCTGATGCTCGCCGCGTTCGTGGACGGAAGCCGCGGGATCTTCGTCGACCTGGCGGAACGGGCCACGGTCCGTACGGTCGTCGCGCGCGAGCAACTGCCCGCTGCGCTCTCGCAGAACGAGGCGCGGCGCCAGGCCATGGGGCTGGCGGGGCAGCCCAGCGGCGGCTTCCTGCTCACCTTGGCCAACGGGGCACCGTTCGTGTGCACGGCTGTGGCCGACGCGCTGGCGACGCTCTGCTTTCTGTGCATCAAAGGGGAGTTGAAAGGGGTGCGGAAGGGGCCGCCTAGGCCGCTGCTCGCCGACATCGCCGAGGGCATGGGCTGGCTGTGGCGGGCCCGCTTCGCACGCGTCCTTGTCGGCCTGATCGCCGGGTCGAACCTGGTGTTCCAAGGGCTCATCCTGACCGTGATGGTGGTCCTTAAGCAGGGCGGCCACTCCCCGGCGACGGTCTCGGTCGTCATCGCCTGCGGAGGCGTCGGTGGGCTGCTCGGGGCGCTGTCCACCCCCCTGGCCCGCCGCGTCAGCATGCGGACGAAGTTTCTGGTGGGGTGCGCGCTGTGGGCGCCGTTGGTGCTACCCGTCGCCTACCTGCGGAGTCCCGTCGTGCTGGCGCTGATTCTGGCGGCCGTCTCGGGCATCTGCGGTTTGCTCAACGTCGCCGCCGGTGTCTACCAGACCCAGAACACGCCCGACGAGTTCCAGGGCAGGGTGCAGGGAACAGCCCGGTTCCTTGGTTCCGGTGCTAACTCACTGGGCTCGCTGACCGGCGGCTACCTCCTCGGCGCGGTGGGGGCGGCCACGACAGGGCTGTGGATGGGCGCAGCGCTGCTGTTGCTGACCCTGGCCGTCGCCTTGCTGCCCGCGGGCCGGGCTGAGCACGAGCCCTTCTCCGTGGCGCGATTCGATCGAGTTGGCCACCCCGCCCCCCGACGACTGCCGCCCCCGATTGCCCTGACCGTTGACGACGACAGCTGA